Proteins encoded in a region of the Bacillota bacterium genome:
- the mqnE gene encoding aminofutalosine synthase MqnE: MWVSESFKDIASKVENGERLSREDGIRLFKSDDLLTIGSLANIVRERKNGNKTYFIVNRHINHTNICINQCHFCAFGRDKSADGAYVMSLDEIETKALASDNDKISEIHIVGGLNPDLPIDYYAEMLQRVRKVQPGVIIQSFTAVEIDYLAELHKISIKEVLTTLKEAGLDSLPGGGAEIFAPRVREKICPNKISGEKWLEVHRCAHEIGMQTNATMLYGHIEAIADRIDHLIQLRELQDRTGGFLTFIPLAFHPKNTPMQSMGLSTTTGYDDLKMLAISRLMLDNFDHIKAFWIMIGPKLAQVSLSFGVDDLDGTVVEEKIAHDAGAQTGQYLSKKELINMVKAAGRIPIQRDTLYKVVEEGF, encoded by the coding sequence ATGTGGGTTTCGGAAAGCTTCAAAGATATTGCATCTAAGGTGGAGAACGGAGAAAGGCTAAGCCGGGAGGACGGCATAAGGCTCTTTAAGTCAGACGATCTTTTGACCATCGGCTCCTTGGCCAACATAGTAAGGGAACGCAAAAATGGCAATAAAACATATTTTATTGTTAACCGACATATAAACCATACCAATATATGTATTAACCAATGTCACTTCTGTGCTTTTGGGAGAGACAAATCAGCTGACGGTGCTTACGTCATGAGCCTAGACGAAATAGAGACTAAAGCCCTGGCATCTGATAACGATAAAATATCTGAAATTCACATTGTCGGGGGACTGAATCCTGACTTACCTATCGATTACTATGCTGAAATGCTCCAGCGGGTGCGAAAAGTTCAGCCGGGTGTAATTATTCAATCCTTCACTGCGGTGGAAATAGATTACCTCGCCGAACTCCACAAGATATCCATTAAGGAAGTACTTACCACGCTTAAGGAGGCGGGGTTAGACTCCCTTCCCGGCGGGGGAGCAGAAATCTTCGCTCCCCGGGTAAGGGAAAAAATCTGTCCCAATAAAATCAGCGGCGAAAAATGGTTAGAAGTACACCGGTGTGCGCATGAAATTGGCATGCAAACCAACGCCACCATGCTTTATGGGCATATTGAGGCCATTGCAGACCGGATCGATCATTTAATACAATTGCGCGAGTTACAAGATCGTACCGGTGGCTTTCTTACTTTTATCCCTCTGGCTTTTCATCCTAAAAATACCCCCATGCAATCCATGGGGCTGTCCACTACCACAGGTTATGATGATTTGAAGATGCTGGCAATCTCTCGTCTTATGCTGGACAACTTTGATCATATAAAAGCTTTCTGGATTATGATTGGTCCCAAGCTGGCGCAGGTTTCCCTATCCTTTGGTGTTGATGACTTGGACGGAACAGTGGTGGAAGAAAAAATCGCCCATGATGCCGGAGCGCAAACTGGCCAGTATTTATCCAAAAAGGAATTAATCAATATGGTCAAGGCCGCCGGACGTATACCAATACAAAGGGACACCCTTTACAAAGTTGTTGAGGAGGGTTTTTAA
- a CDS encoding 4-hydroxybenzoate octaprenyltransferase → MVLNKFKLFLQMIKFEHTVFALPFAYVGALLVERQIPSTHDLIWITLAMIGARTAAMSLNRVIDRQIDAKNPRTRDRAIPKRILSVKEVLVYTFLSFGLLIISAYQLSTLAFQLFPIAVAILVLYSYTKRFTWTCHLFLGAALGLAPLGAWIAIAGSFHPAPILIGIGVAFWVAGFDIIYACDDREFDRQEGLYSIPAKFGIARALTVSSLCHIVAPAMFLLAGIFLDLGLAYMLGIILAIGILFYQHRLISPQDMSRAGLAFFNLNGILSILVFLCTLVEVL, encoded by the coding sequence ATGGTATTAAATAAGTTTAAATTATTTCTGCAAATGATTAAGTTTGAGCACACTGTTTTTGCTCTGCCCTTTGCCTACGTAGGGGCCTTACTGGTGGAAAGGCAAATTCCATCGACTCACGATTTGATATGGATCACTTTAGCCATGATAGGGGCTCGAACAGCAGCCATGTCTTTAAACCGTGTCATAGATAGGCAAATTGATGCAAAAAACCCGCGCACGAGGGATAGAGCTATTCCGAAAAGAATTCTTTCGGTTAAAGAAGTTTTAGTTTATACATTCCTATCATTTGGATTATTGATTATATCAGCATATCAATTGAGCACCCTAGCCTTCCAACTCTTTCCTATTGCGGTGGCTATATTAGTTCTATATTCTTATACCAAACGGTTCACATGGACATGCCATCTTTTTCTAGGTGCGGCACTTGGTCTGGCACCTCTAGGTGCATGGATTGCTATTGCCGGTTCTTTTCACCCGGCACCCATTTTAATTGGTATCGGTGTAGCTTTTTGGGTAGCCGGCTTTGACATAATTTATGCGTGTGACGACCGGGAATTCGATCGTCAGGAAGGATTGTATTCCATCCCTGCAAAATTCGGCATAGCCCGGGCTCTAACTGTTTCATCGTTATGCCATATTGTAGCCCCGGCGATGTTCCTACTGGCTGGTATTTTCTTAGATCTTGGCCTGGCATATATGTTAGGAATTATCTTAGCCATAGGAATTCTGTTTTATCAGCACAGGTTAATTTCACCTCAAGACATGAGCCGGGCTGGGCTAGCATTCTTTAACCTGAACGGAATATTAAGCATTTTAGTATTTTTATGTACGTTAGTGGAAGTATTATAA
- a CDS encoding menaquinone biosynthesis decarboxylase produces MAHKDLRDFIAALEKQNLLRRIKVEVDPKFEITEITDRVSKSGGPALLFENVKGYDMPVLTNAFGSMKSMAMALNVNHLDEIGTDLMSYLQPPEMPSSFMDKLKALPKLAQISSFMPKVVKSGPCKEVVITDNPSLDKLPVLTCWPMDGGPFVTLPLVFTKDPETGHRNVGMYRMQIFDSCTTGMHWHIHKGAAEHYRKIGEKMPVAVAIGGDPASIYSATAPLPPGIDEILFAGFLRKEPVEMVKCETVDMEVPAHSEIVLEGYVDPDETRLEGPFGDHTGYYSLADQYPVFHLTCITHRKKPIYPATIVGRPPMEDAYMGKATERIFLPLMQLQLPEVKDINMPPEGVFHNCVIVSIRKTYPGQAQKVMSALWGLGLMMLAKLIIVVDENVDVQNLSEVMWRVFNNIDPERDTTIVKGPLDALDHSSPLPNFGSKMGIDATQKWPSEGHTRDWPDDITMIEDVKHLVDRKWKQYGIK; encoded by the coding sequence TTGGCACACAAAGATCTACGCGATTTCATTGCAGCTTTAGAGAAACAAAATTTGTTAAGGCGTATAAAGGTGGAAGTAGATCCCAAATTCGAAATTACGGAAATTACGGACCGGGTAAGCAAGTCCGGTGGTCCTGCTCTCCTTTTTGAAAACGTTAAGGGATATGACATGCCCGTGCTGACCAACGCTTTCGGCTCAATGAAAAGTATGGCCATGGCCTTAAACGTAAACCACCTGGACGAAATCGGCACAGACTTAATGAGCTATCTACAGCCACCGGAAATGCCCTCGTCTTTTATGGATAAATTAAAAGCACTGCCTAAATTAGCACAAATCTCTTCCTTTATGCCCAAAGTTGTTAAAAGCGGGCCATGCAAGGAAGTAGTTATTACGGATAACCCTTCATTAGATAAATTGCCTGTACTGACTTGCTGGCCGATGGATGGAGGGCCATTCGTAACACTACCGCTGGTTTTTACAAAGGATCCGGAAACAGGGCACCGTAATGTAGGTATGTACAGAATGCAGATTTTTGACAGCTGCACCACAGGGATGCACTGGCATATACACAAAGGGGCCGCTGAGCATTACAGAAAAATAGGAGAAAAGATGCCGGTAGCTGTAGCCATAGGAGGCGATCCGGCCAGCATTTACTCGGCAACGGCACCTCTGCCACCTGGAATTGACGAGATTTTGTTTGCCGGTTTTCTCCGCAAAGAGCCGGTGGAAATGGTAAAATGTGAAACCGTTGACATGGAAGTGCCGGCTCACTCCGAAATAGTTTTAGAAGGATATGTAGATCCTGATGAAACTCGATTAGAGGGCCCTTTTGGTGACCATACCGGCTATTATTCACTTGCGGACCAATATCCCGTTTTCCATTTGACCTGCATTACGCACCGCAAAAAGCCTATCTACCCAGCTACAATTGTAGGGCGCCCACCCATGGAAGATGCATACATGGGTAAGGCTACCGAACGTATTTTTTTACCGCTGATGCAATTGCAGCTCCCCGAGGTCAAGGACATCAACATGCCTCCGGAGGGAGTTTTTCATAACTGTGTTATTGTATCTATTCGAAAAACATACCCCGGACAAGCTCAAAAGGTAATGTCCGCCCTTTGGGGGCTGGGTCTTATGATGCTGGCTAAATTAATAATTGTAGTGGATGAAAACGTTGACGTACAAAACCTTTCCGAGGTAATGTGGCGCGTCTTTAATAATATAGATCCGGAAAGAGATACAACCATCGTAAAAGGTCCTTTGGATGCACTGGATCATTCGTCCCCCCTGCCCAATTTCGGAAGCAAAATGGGGATCGACGCCACACAAAAGTGGCCTTCTGAAGGGCACACTAGGGATTGGCCTGATGATATAACCATGATCGAGGATGTAAAGCACCTGGTGGACAGGAAGTGGAAGCAATATGGTATTAAATAA
- a CDS encoding demethylmenaquinone methyltransferase: protein MEIPPQYRNKEQYVHAIFSSIAHRYDLLNTTLSLNRDKYWRRFAVEKTGLTAGGSALDICCGTGMLTMELAKTGGSKGTIVGLDFCENMLAKAHENISKFPLRNCIELVQGNAIQLPFADNTFDCATIGFALRNVPDVEKTINEMRRVVKPGGKVVSLELSKPSVPVFKQVYYLYFNRLVPLLGKIGIGQNGPYSYLPNSVKIFPHQKEIRNLFARLQLLDAVYFELTGGIATVHVGTKPTNQ from the coding sequence ATGGAAATCCCGCCCCAATACAGAAACAAGGAACAATATGTCCATGCTATTTTCTCTTCTATTGCCCACCGTTATGACCTCCTTAACACTACTTTGAGCCTAAACAGGGATAAGTATTGGAGGCGTTTTGCGGTTGAAAAAACCGGGCTCACCGCAGGAGGATCAGCCCTTGATATCTGCTGTGGGACAGGCATGTTAACTATGGAACTGGCAAAGACAGGTGGTTCCAAGGGAACAATAGTTGGACTGGACTTTTGCGAAAACATGTTAGCTAAAGCCCATGAGAATATATCAAAATTTCCTTTAAGGAATTGTATTGAATTAGTTCAGGGTAATGCCATCCAGTTGCCTTTTGCAGATAACACCTTCGACTGTGCCACCATTGGATTTGCGTTACGCAACGTACCCGATGTAGAAAAGACTATCAATGAAATGAGAAGGGTAGTCAAACCAGGAGGAAAAGTTGTATCTCTCGAACTTTCAAAACCAAGTGTACCGGTTTTTAAACAGGTTTATTATTTGTATTTTAATCGTTTAGTACCGCTGTTGGGGAAAATAGGCATTGGCCAGAACGGGCCTTATAGTTACCTTCCCAATTCCGTTAAGATATTCCCTCACCAAAAAGAAATCAGAAATCTTTTTGCCCGGCTCCAATTGTTGGACGCTGTTTACTTCGAACTTACCGGTGGGATTGCCACTGTTCACGTGGGAACAAAGCCAACGAACCAATAA
- a CDS encoding S-adenosylmethionine decarboxylase proenzyme gives MKNLGRHVLAEIYGCDFDILNNIQKVERIMINAALEAGAEVREFVFHKFSPQGISGVVVISESHLAIHTWPELGYAAVDVFTCGDKVDPWDACNYLTEHFDAKQISATESKRGIPNEAEQKSVVNM, from the coding sequence ATGAAAAATTTGGGCCGCCATGTTTTAGCTGAAATTTATGGATGTGACTTCGATATACTGAATAACATCCAGAAAGTGGAACGCATTATGATTAACGCTGCGCTTGAAGCCGGCGCCGAAGTAAGAGAATTTGTCTTCCATAAATTCAGCCCGCAAGGAATAAGCGGTGTGGTGGTTATTTCCGAATCCCACCTGGCCATTCACACGTGGCCCGAGCTTGGGTATGCTGCAGTAGACGTATTTACTTGCGGTGATAAGGTGGATCCCTGGGACGCTTGTAATTATCTCACAGAACATTTTGATGCCAAGCAGATTTCTGCCACGGAATCTAAACGAGGAATTCCGAATGAAGCTGAGCAGAAGTCAGTAGTTAATATGTAG
- a CDS encoding fumarylacetoacetate hydrolase family protein yields MLIGRFSFNGKRFYGNLDPNEQKIYELKTPHDLQSLTGKFFLPEEIQIMPPCLPTKVICVGLNYRDHAEEFSVPVPEEPVLFLKPPSAITGHKMPVVYPATSKQVDYEAELAVVIGKIAKNIPVKKTPEHILGLTCANDITARDLQTKDGQWTRAKSFDTFSPLGPYINTELDPSNLHINLQVNGEVRQKSNTENLIFSVYELVSFISHIMTLLPGDVILTGTPSGVGPLHVGDEVTVFVEGIGALNNHVIA; encoded by the coding sequence ATGTTAATCGGAAGGTTCAGCTTCAATGGTAAGCGGTTTTACGGAAACTTAGACCCTAATGAGCAAAAAATCTACGAATTAAAAACTCCACATGATTTACAAAGCTTGACAGGAAAGTTCTTTTTACCGGAAGAAATTCAAATAATGCCCCCATGCCTGCCTACAAAAGTGATTTGCGTGGGGTTAAATTACCGTGACCACGCCGAAGAATTCTCAGTGCCCGTTCCTGAAGAACCCGTACTCTTTTTAAAGCCCCCCTCGGCAATAACCGGCCATAAAATGCCGGTAGTATACCCTGCCACGAGTAAACAGGTTGATTACGAGGCCGAATTAGCAGTTGTAATAGGCAAAATTGCAAAAAACATACCCGTTAAAAAAACCCCAGAGCATATTTTGGGTTTAACCTGTGCCAACGATATTACCGCTAGAGACTTACAGACAAAAGACGGGCAGTGGACCAGAGCTAAATCCTTTGACACTTTTTCACCATTGGGGCCGTACATTAATACTGAATTAGATCCTTCAAACCTGCATATCAACCTACAAGTTAACGGTGAAGTACGACAAAAATCCAATACGGAAAACCTCATATTCAGCGTTTACGAACTGGTGAGTTTTATTTCGCATATAATGACATTATTACCGGGTGACGTTATTCTTACCGGTACACCTTCGGGGGTAGGACCGCTACATGTGGGAGATGAAGTAACCGTGTTTGTTGAAGGAATAGGCGCTTTAAACAACCATGTAATTGCATGA
- a CDS encoding ferredoxin: MKMEVDQDLCISCGACVDTCPEVFDWNDQEKAHATVDDIPSNLEDQAQEAMESCPTDAISED; encoded by the coding sequence ATGAAAATGGAAGTAGACCAGGATCTTTGTATTAGCTGCGGGGCCTGCGTGGATACTTGTCCGGAAGTTTTTGACTGGAACGACCAAGAAAAGGCCCATGCAACTGTGGATGATATTCCAAGCAATCTTGAAGATCAGGCTCAAGAAGCGATGGAAAGCTGTCCTACCGACGCTATTTCTGAGGACTGA
- a CDS encoding CapA family protein, which yields MVHNTQFYSAYVGGKEQYDFKPVFEPIKKHIESSDFAMANLETTLSGKDMKYSNYPRFNSPEQIANALKHTGFDMVTTANNHAMDRGSYGVIKTIENLSKSGLLHTGTARNSEERDQVLVEKINGIKIAFFAYTYGTNGIPLPEGKEYLVNLINKDRMLADINKAKSKNVDIIITRLHFGNEYCRSPGKKQKELVGYLVSHGVDIVFGGHPHVLQPMETIELNGRTGFVIYSLGNFVSDQRKRYRDSGIILNLFLEKNFQSGKTIIKDVNFIPTWVDKSYIGSKLNYRVLPVKEAIKNYETGKDNLLSKNDYFKLKRTLQDVTAHLGEPL from the coding sequence ATGGTTCATAACACTCAATTCTATTCCGCTTATGTAGGTGGAAAGGAACAGTATGATTTCAAACCTGTTTTTGAGCCTATCAAAAAACATATTGAGTCTTCCGACTTTGCAATGGCTAACCTCGAGACTACACTTTCGGGTAAGGATATGAAATATTCAAACTACCCAAGGTTCAATAGTCCTGAACAAATAGCGAATGCACTTAAGCACACAGGGTTTGACATGGTAACCACGGCAAACAATCATGCAATGGACAGAGGTAGCTATGGCGTTATAAAAACCATAGAAAACCTAAGTAAATCCGGTTTGTTGCACACCGGGACAGCTAGAAACAGCGAAGAAAGAGACCAGGTGCTGGTTGAAAAGATTAATGGAATTAAAATTGCCTTTTTTGCTTATACATATGGAACCAATGGCATACCTCTACCGGAGGGTAAGGAATATCTAGTAAACCTAATAAATAAGGACCGCATGCTTGCCGATATCAATAAAGCCAAGAGTAAGAATGTAGATATTATTATAACAAGACTACATTTCGGGAATGAATATTGCAGGTCTCCGGGTAAAAAACAGAAGGAATTAGTTGGTTACTTAGTCTCTCATGGGGTAGATATTGTATTTGGTGGTCACCCCCATGTTTTGCAGCCCATGGAGACAATTGAGTTAAATGGTAGAACAGGTTTTGTTATTTACTCTCTGGGCAACTTTGTATCGGATCAAAGAAAAAGGTACAGGGACAGTGGAATCATTTTAAATCTTTTTTTAGAGAAAAACTTTCAGTCTGGTAAAACAATAATTAAGGATGTAAATTTCATACCTACTTGGGTTGATAAATCTTATATTGGTAGCAAATTAAATTATAGAGTTTTACCGGTAAAGGAGGCCATAAAGAATTATGAAACCGGCAAAGACAATTTATTATCAAAAAACGACTATTTTAAACTTAAAAGGACACTGCAAGATGTTACTGCCCATTTAGGAGAACCGCTTTAA
- a CDS encoding peptidase C11 clostripain — protein sequence MKKIIITSLLLVGILLFGGIAEANQEIPVYINGQVKSFNPAPQIMSGNTLVPMRAFFEALGAEVKWEGSTRTVTGIRGDTEVVLQIDNKTAYVNDVGRSLSVPAQLLNDSTFIPLRIVGEALGDKVVWNGETGSIHITSNTTGSDDPVEQEAGSQKPYTFMVYFNGTDLESGGGFATMDLAEMAQVGSNENLNFIIETGGTSKWQNEYIAGGQSQRWLVKNNALEKLLDLGNKNIGNPDTLQDFITWTVRNYPAEKYVLSFWNHGGGSVSGFGVDEVNNYDGLKLAEIEEALAGAYEETGAEFELIGFDACLMATLETASVVAPYGKYFVASEELEPGHGWYYTPILEAIKQNPNITGDDLGRVIADGFALQAQEWGTGQDITLSVTDLSKIGNVKAALEELVAEASPNVGDLQTFNLISSGASKAESYGGNTAQEGFTDLIDLADFAKYLKGGYPEADKLIAAVNDAVVYKINGPTKSYSNGLSIYLPYRDKANFANNLAIYDSIDFSPVYESFVRSFTARINGDNRSVALKEDTSQTEEGSFQIVIDEEDRENIAHIYFVLGKYLEGYDDDVILDLGMDSDLEYNPETGIATDNFYGWWVALNGNLVSLDIYREKEDYNLYSIPALLNGEEVSIKAAWIWDEDFESGGYYEVYGAWKGIDEETGMADRNLIEIKPGNRITPIFRCYNLSTDETQYIEGEEFVLEEEIQLHDFELPLGDYLYGFYLVDYAQNGSYADFAVIELAE from the coding sequence ATGAAAAAAATAATAATTACGTCTTTACTGCTTGTAGGAATCTTGTTATTCGGCGGAATTGCCGAAGCAAATCAGGAAATTCCCGTGTATATCAATGGTCAGGTTAAGAGTTTTAACCCGGCCCCGCAAATTATGTCCGGAAACACACTGGTTCCCATGCGTGCCTTTTTTGAAGCACTCGGGGCGGAGGTGAAATGGGAAGGCAGTACCCGTACGGTTACCGGAATCAGGGGTGATACCGAAGTAGTATTGCAAATCGATAATAAAACTGCTTATGTAAATGATGTTGGTCGCAGTCTTTCCGTACCGGCACAATTATTAAATGACAGCACATTTATTCCGCTGCGCATTGTAGGAGAAGCGCTCGGGGATAAGGTAGTCTGGAACGGTGAAACGGGTTCCATCCATATTACATCGAATACAACTGGTTCGGATGATCCGGTTGAACAGGAAGCCGGTTCCCAAAAGCCGTATACTTTTATGGTATATTTCAACGGTACCGATTTGGAAAGCGGCGGTGGTTTCGCAACAATGGACCTTGCGGAAATGGCGCAGGTCGGTTCAAACGAAAACCTCAATTTTATCATTGAAACAGGCGGTACAAGCAAGTGGCAAAATGAATATATAGCCGGGGGACAATCCCAGAGATGGCTAGTCAAGAATAACGCCCTGGAAAAGTTGCTGGATCTGGGAAATAAAAATATCGGTAATCCCGACACGTTACAAGACTTTATAACATGGACCGTACGGAACTATCCTGCAGAGAAATACGTCCTCAGTTTTTGGAATCATGGCGGAGGATCGGTATCTGGTTTTGGAGTGGATGAGGTAAATAACTATGACGGTCTGAAATTAGCTGAAATCGAAGAAGCACTGGCAGGGGCTTATGAAGAAACGGGAGCCGAGTTTGAACTAATAGGATTCGATGCCTGCCTGATGGCCACTCTGGAAACTGCTTCCGTTGTAGCTCCCTACGGAAAATATTTTGTTGCTTCGGAGGAACTGGAACCGGGACACGGCTGGTATTATACACCCATCCTGGAAGCTATAAAACAAAACCCCAATATTACCGGTGACGACTTGGGAAGAGTTATAGCCGACGGGTTCGCCTTACAGGCGCAAGAATGGGGAACGGGGCAAGATATTACCCTGTCAGTTACGGATTTGAGTAAGATAGGCAATGTCAAAGCTGCTTTGGAAGAATTAGTTGCGGAAGCATCTCCTAATGTGGGGGATCTGCAAACTTTTAATCTGATTTCTTCCGGTGCCAGTAAAGCTGAATCTTACGGAGGAAATACCGCACAGGAAGGTTTTACCGATTTAATCGACCTCGCCGATTTTGCGAAATATTTGAAAGGCGGATATCCTGAGGCCGATAAACTCATCGCTGCCGTTAATGATGCGGTAGTGTACAAAATAAACGGCCCCACAAAATCTTACAGTAACGGTCTTTCAATCTATTTACCGTACAGGGATAAGGCAAATTTCGCCAATAATCTCGCTATCTATGATAGTATTGATTTTTCACCGGTTTATGAGAGTTTTGTAAGATCCTTTACGGCAAGAATAAACGGCGATAATAGGTCCGTTGCTTTGAAAGAGGATACTAGCCAGACTGAAGAGGGTTCCTTCCAAATTGTTATTGATGAAGAGGACAGGGAAAATATTGCTCACATTTACTTTGTACTGGGTAAGTACCTTGAAGGTTATGATGATGATGTCATATTAGATCTCGGTATGGACAGTGATTTAGAATATAATCCCGAAACAGGAATTGCAACCGATAACTTTTATGGCTGGTGGGTAGCCTTGAACGGTAATCTTGTATCCCTGGATATATATAGAGAGAAGGAAGATTACAATCTCTATTCAATCCCGGCTCTCTTAAACGGAGAAGAAGTAAGTATCAAAGCAGCGTGGATCTGGGATGAAGATTTCGAATCCGGCGGTTACTATGAAGTGTACGGAGCCTGGAAGGGTATTGATGAAGAAACCGGCATGGCTGATAGAAACCTGATAGAAATAAAACCGGGAAACAGAATAACGCCAATTTTCAGGTGTTATAACTTAAGTACAGACGAAACGCAATACATTGAAGGAGAAGAGTTTGTCCTGGAAGAAGAAATTCAGCTTCATGATTTTGAACTCCCCCTGGGAGATTACCTCTATGGTTTCTACCTTGTAGATTATGCTCAAAACGGAAGTTATGCCGATTTTGCAGTGATCGAACTCGCTGAATAG
- a CDS encoding response regulator transcription factor: MKKIRVMIADGDHQVRDGLQTVLDLEEDIEVIGSAGDGREALKMTELLMPDVVLLDLCLPVMGGAAVVKMIKEKSPQSKVIMLTVFDDRDHIANAMAGGTDRLLLKDIRIDRLVDTLRTIGRGKKY, from the coding sequence ATGAAAAAAATCAGGGTAATGATTGCCGACGGTGATCACCAGGTGAGGGACGGTTTGCAGACGGTCCTGGACCTGGAAGAGGATATTGAGGTGATAGGCAGCGCCGGTGACGGTCGGGAAGCGCTGAAAATGACCGAGCTTCTTATGCCGGACGTGGTTTTATTAGATCTTTGTCTGCCGGTCATGGGAGGAGCAGCTGTTGTTAAAATGATCAAGGAAAAATCCCCGCAGTCAAAAGTCATCATGCTGACCGTCTTTGATGATCGGGACCACATTGCCAATGCCATGGCTGGTGGGACTGACAGGCTGCTGTTAAAGGATATACGGATTGACCGGCTGGTTGATACGCTGCGAACAATTGGGCGGGGCAAAAAATACTAA
- a CDS encoding S-layer homology domain-containing protein translates to MSKNEFYTFLFFLAICVMVVLPASGIAEGDMIKNDSQPSSWAEETVNKAKNYNLTTPKTTSGYQGYITREEFCELVVKLYNATYFQPAEPASPNPFNDTANPEILKAYNLNIVNGYGGGRFAPDEKITREQLACMFYNYLTIGFEYQGNPPELGFEDRNEVSVWAEKAVKVMVDTDIIGGVGNNRLDPQGYATREQAIVLVVRFYEMVPKVNGVSQSEVPDNNPPEQTQANELEQRSKEEIITKWESLQPANFSKPFEKLPSVSAPYAAGKLTDGYLKYTLDTVNFIRYLAGLPADLTLDTSLNQKAQYAAVLEAAVG, encoded by the coding sequence ATGTCGAAAAATGAATTTTATACTTTTCTTTTTTTCCTGGCAATATGTGTAATGGTTGTTCTGCCGGCAAGCGGGATTGCCGAAGGGGATATGATTAAAAATGATTCCCAACCCAGTTCCTGGGCGGAGGAGACCGTTAACAAGGCTAAAAACTACAATTTAACTACACCCAAAACAACGAGCGGTTACCAGGGGTATATTACCCGTGAAGAATTTTGTGAACTGGTGGTAAAGCTCTATAACGCAACATATTTCCAACCGGCCGAGCCTGCCTCACCGAACCCGTTCAACGATACTGCAAATCCGGAGATTCTCAAGGCTTACAATTTAAACATAGTCAACGGTTACGGGGGAGGGAGGTTTGCACCTGATGAAAAGATAACCAGAGAGCAACTGGCGTGCATGTTCTATAATTACCTGACCATCGGTTTTGAATACCAGGGTAACCCTCCTGAACTGGGGTTTGAAGACAGGAATGAGGTTTCAGTCTGGGCGGAAAAAGCCGTGAAGGTCATGGTGGATACGGATATTATCGGTGGTGTAGGTAATAACAGGCTGGACCCCCAGGGATATGCTACCAGGGAACAAGCGATTGTTCTGGTGGTGAGGTTTTATGAGATGGTCCCAAAGGTAAACGGCGTGTCGCAGTCTGAAGTACCAGACAATAACCCCCCGGAACAAACACAGGCCAATGAATTGGAACAAAGGAGCAAAGAGGAGATTATTACAAAATGGGAATCACTGCAACCCGCTAATTTTAGCAAGCCGTTTGAAAAACTTCCGTCCGTCAGCGCTCCTTATGCTGCCGGAAAGCTCACCGACGGGTATCTCAAATATACTCTGGATACTGTGAACTTTATCCGTTATCTTGCCGGACTGCCGGCTGATCTTACGCTTGATACGTCTCTTAATCAAAAAGCACAGTATGCAGCAGTCCTGGAGGCTGCAGTCGGTTAA